One Yoonia sp. BS5-3 genomic window carries:
- a CDS encoding YigZ family protein — translation MKVIENVLSDRGSKYAVAGGSVGAPDEAKAFVKTLLRRKKFAKATHNTWAVLLPDGPLKNNDGESGAGMVILRMLEREGLEGHIIVVTRWFGGVKLGGDIFRRVQDAVRIYLDQMG, via the coding sequence TTGAAAGTTATTGAAAATGTACTGAGCGACCGCGGCTCAAAATACGCGGTTGCAGGTGGGTCTGTGGGCGCGCCGGATGAGGCGAAGGCCTTTGTCAAAACGCTGCTCCGCCGCAAGAAATTCGCCAAAGCCACCCATAACACTTGGGCCGTGCTGCTGCCTGACGGGCCGTTGAAAAACAATGACGGGGAAAGCGGCGCGGGGATGGTGATTTTGCGGATGCTCGAGCGTGAAGGGCTGGAGGGGCACATCATCGTGGTGACCCGCTGGTTCGGTGGCGTGAAGCTGGGCGGCGACATATTCCGCCGGGTCCAAGACGCCGTACGGATTTATTTAGATCAGATGGGTTAA
- a CDS encoding DUF6455 family protein, producing MQPLGNLRDHFWRVIKMAKACNVDLSTALDEGQIELEDYTQMVADCRGCTHVGACDRALVRIPVLDEAPDYCTNRDVFDRLRKV from the coding sequence ATGCAACCACTCGGCAATCTACGCGACCACTTTTGGCGCGTCATCAAAATGGCCAAGGCCTGCAATGTTGATTTGTCCACAGCGCTGGACGAAGGACAGATCGAACTTGAGGATTACACGCAGATGGTCGCGGATTGCCGTGGGTGTACACATGTGGGGGCATGTGATCGCGCGCTGGTCAGAATACCTGTGCTGGATGAAGCGCCTGACTACTGCACGAACCGGGATGTCTTTGACCGATTACGCAAGGTCTAG
- a CDS encoding TetR/AcrR family transcriptional regulator yields the protein MRKADLTRDKLLDAASVAFCTLGYSNASLRAIAKAADVDVALISRYFGGKLGLFRAALESAFEWDEILDAARDPIEVAIAKYADAGTEAHQVSAIRMIVMNASDPEVGDLLRGVLREKLIDPLQERMGGRQAASQLAMFAAVVLGASIVRQTLKLPGMAGVPDAEYADQLRYLINAAISFDGPDA from the coding sequence ATGCGCAAAGCTGATTTGACCCGTGATAAGCTTCTCGATGCGGCCAGCGTCGCATTCTGCACGCTTGGCTATTCAAATGCATCGCTGCGCGCGATTGCCAAGGCCGCTGACGTCGATGTGGCCCTGATTTCGCGTTATTTTGGCGGTAAGCTGGGCCTGTTTCGGGCCGCTTTGGAAAGCGCTTTTGAATGGGACGAGATTTTAGACGCCGCCCGCGATCCGATTGAGGTGGCTATCGCGAAATATGCCGATGCGGGCACCGAGGCGCATCAGGTCTCGGCCATTCGTATGATCGTCATGAACGCCAGTGACCCCGAGGTGGGCGATCTTCTGCGCGGGGTGCTGCGCGAAAAGCTGATCGACCCCTTACAGGAACGCATGGGCGGGCGGCAGGCCGCATCGCAACTGGCGATGTTTGCAGCTGTGGTCTTGGGCGCATCGATAGTGCGCCAGACCTTGAAACTGCCTGGAATGGCGGGGGTGCCAGATGCGGAATATGCCGATCAGCTGCGCTATTTGATCAACGCGGCAATCAGCTTTGACGGCCCGGATGCCTAG
- a CDS encoding TRAP transporter large permease subunit gives MLFGLDGIEVGIIIVFLTLFAGILSGFPVAFAISGSAVISFAIIAALDSAGLLTHAAVDSSSAEYAALIAEGVRPDAISVFRYPDLPRYENVLFPNGWEQALDRNIGFMVNRMNERVLAGQSIETLLAVVMFVMMGIVLERSRIADELLTTMAKVFGPLPGGLAVSIVIVGAFLAASTGIVGATVVTMGLLALPTMLKNGYSPELSTGVIAASGTLGQIIPPSIVIVLLGTLAGDLYSAAQEERAQLVGCSDALTYLGEPAVVSVGTLFQAALLPGILLAGLYAGYAFIFALINPSKAPPVRFENSGKGEVITRNDSFTWFLAVPVGIIGLAIGLNQTNLVGSQSVIVDSFTDAGQTASLRTRVSEDCQAAMIELHGMEAWEQAVAEQAAIDEAGGVAAARALSDEERAALVLERVDAAAPIGTGLAITAVLMGLMLSIARGVAPSQDQRPLMIGALGVALMLVADILFISPLTTPGFTTLIILIPLAVAYIGLKRAAAYLAANEIMRVVFPPLVLIVAVLGSILGGITNPTPAAALGAGGAILLATYRKLKDQGESGAMVLLTAGAIVLMLVIGVNFDMRLGQEVVLLENRIAYFAAFTCFLFAMFGLLWSCWVLTTGGVLAPVVRETAKVTSMVFTILIGSQLLNLVLISFGGEHYIQQFLRSFDNEVYVFILVMLVLFVLGFVLDFLEIIYIVIPIVGPVIYGGTFDPKWVTIMIAVNLQTSFLTPPFGFALFYLRGVAPKSITTGQIYKGVMPFIGIQVLGLMLLAFVPGVVTIVPNLLN, from the coding sequence ATGCTTTTCGGACTTGATGGCATCGAAGTCGGCATCATTATCGTCTTTTTGACGCTATTTGCAGGCATTCTTTCTGGCTTCCCGGTTGCGTTCGCAATCAGCGGATCGGCTGTAATCTCATTTGCGATCATCGCCGCATTGGACAGCGCGGGGCTGCTGACCCATGCTGCGGTTGATAGCAGTTCCGCAGAATATGCAGCCCTGATCGCCGAAGGTGTCAGGCCGGATGCAATCTCGGTCTTCCGATATCCCGACCTGCCGCGCTATGAAAATGTGCTCTTCCCCAATGGCTGGGAACAGGCGTTGGACCGCAATATCGGCTTTATGGTCAACCGGATGAACGAACGCGTTCTGGCAGGGCAATCGATTGAGACTTTGCTGGCTGTTGTGATGTTCGTGATGATGGGGATCGTGCTGGAACGCAGCCGGATCGCGGATGAATTGCTGACGACAATGGCCAAGGTCTTTGGGCCGCTACCGGGCGGTCTGGCCGTATCCATCGTGATCGTGGGCGCTTTTCTTGCGGCTTCAACCGGGATTGTGGGTGCGACGGTGGTGACCATGGGCCTGTTGGCCCTGCCAACCATGTTGAAAAACGGCTACTCGCCTGAACTGTCGACCGGGGTGATTGCCGCCTCGGGCACGTTGGGGCAGATCATCCCGCCATCCATCGTGATCGTGCTTTTGGGCACGCTGGCCGGTGATCTTTATTCGGCCGCCCAAGAAGAGCGGGCGCAGCTTGTGGGCTGCTCGGACGCGTTGACCTATCTGGGTGAGCCAGCAGTTGTGTCGGTCGGCACGTTGTTCCAGGCGGCGCTGCTGCCGGGTATTCTGTTGGCCGGGCTTTATGCGGGCTATGCATTCATCTTTGCGCTGATCAACCCAAGCAAGGCGCCACCTGTCCGTTTCGAAAACAGCGGCAAGGGCGAGGTGATCACCCGCAATGACAGCTTTACCTGGTTCCTGGCCGTACCTGTGGGGATCATCGGTCTGGCGATCGGCCTGAACCAAACCAATCTGGTGGGCAGCCAAAGCGTGATCGTGGACAGCTTTACCGATGCCGGCCAAACCGCATCACTGCGCACCCGCGTCAGCGAAGATTGTCAGGCGGCGATGATCGAGCTGCACGGTATGGAAGCATGGGAACAAGCGGTCGCCGAACAAGCGGCAATCGATGAGGCAGGCGGCGTGGCCGCGGCCCGCGCCCTGTCTGATGAGGAACGCGCAGCGCTTGTGCTGGAACGTGTCGATGCCGCAGCACCGATTGGGACAGGTCTGGCGATCACGGCTGTCTTGATGGGGCTGATGCTGTCAATTGCACGCGGTGTGGCACCCAGCCAGGATCAGCGTCCGCTGATGATTGGGGCGCTTGGGGTCGCTTTGATGTTGGTGGCCGATATACTGTTCATATCGCCGCTAACGACGCCGGGCTTCACGACTTTGATCATCCTGATCCCGCTCGCGGTGGCCTATATCGGGCTGAAACGGGCGGCGGCCTATCTGGCCGCGAATGAGATCATGCGCGTGGTGTTCCCGCCGCTGGTCCTGATCGTTGCGGTACTAGGCTCGATCCTGGGCGGCATCACCAACCCAACCCCGGCTGCGGCCTTGGGGGCAGGGGGCGCGATCCTGCTGGCGACCTATCGCAAGCTGAAAGATCAGGGCGAGTCGGGCGCGATGGTGCTGCTGACTGCGGGCGCGATTGTGCTGATGCTGGTGATCGGCGTGAATTTCGATATGCGGCTCGGGCAGGAAGTCGTCCTGCTTGAAAACCGTATCGCCTATTTCGCAGCCTTCACCTGCTTCTTGTTTGCGATGTTTGGCTTGCTCTGGTCGTGCTGGGTGCTGACAACAGGCGGCGTACTGGCCCCGGTCGTGCGCGAGACGGCCAAAGTGACATCGATGGTCTTCACCATCCTGATCGGCTCGCAGCTGCTGAACCTAGTGCTGATCTCTTTCGGGGGCGAGCATTACATCCAGCAATTCCTGCGGTCCTTCGACAATGAGGTCTATGTCTTCATTCTGGTCATGCTGGTGTTGTTCGTGCTGGGCTTTGTGCTGGATTTCCTTGAGATCATTTACATCGTCATCCCCATCGTTGGGCCGGTCATCTATGGCGGCACATTCGATCCCAAATGGGTGACGATCATGATCGCGGTGAACCTGCAGACATCCTTCCTGACACCGCCATTTGGCTTTGCGCTGTTCTATCTACGTGGGGTGGCCCCCAAAAGCATCACGACAGGCCAGATCTATAAAGGCGTCATGCCCTTTATCGGCATCCAGGTCTTGGGGCTGATGCTGCTGGCCTTTGTACCAGGCGTTGTGACCATCGTGCCAAACCTGCTGAACTAA
- a CDS encoding SDR family oxidoreductase: MSNTALITGASSGIGREFARYHAAKGGDLIITARRGDALDSLKAEIEAAHGVSVTTIALDLGTADGAKQLYDALAGQKIDILINNAGFGGHGAFIDRALDSDLGMIDLNIKSLVSLCHMIGKDMADAGGGKILNVSSTASYMPGPLQATYFATKAFVSSFSQALDEELRSKGVTVTALEPGYVATEFAAVADLDGTGLVKQKGATPDTVAKFGYEAMLKGKLRAINDGQLRFLLNWIIPWLPRRRVLKMVRGMQEK, encoded by the coding sequence ATGTCGAACACTGCACTCATCACCGGCGCATCCTCCGGGATCGGCCGCGAATTTGCACGGTATCACGCGGCCAAAGGCGGCGATCTGATCATCACAGCGCGGCGTGGCGATGCGCTGGACAGTCTGAAGGCCGAAATCGAAGCGGCACATGGGGTCAGTGTAACGACGATTGCGCTCGATCTTGGGACTGCCGATGGGGCGAAGCAGCTTTATGATGCGCTGGCCGGACAGAAAATCGACATCCTGATCAATAATGCAGGCTTCGGCGGGCATGGGGCCTTTATCGACCGGGCGCTGGACAGTGACCTGGGCATGATCGATCTGAACATCAAGTCGCTGGTCAGCCTATGCCATATGATCGGCAAGGATATGGCGGACGCGGGTGGCGGCAAGATCCTGAACGTCAGCTCAACGGCCAGCTACATGCCTGGACCGTTGCAAGCGACCTATTTCGCCACCAAAGCCTTTGTCAGCAGTTTTTCACAAGCGCTGGACGAAGAATTGCGCAGCAAAGGGGTCACCGTCACGGCGCTTGAGCCGGGCTATGTGGCCACCGAATTTGCCGCCGTCGCCGATCTGGATGGAACAGGCCTTGTCAAACAGAAGGGCGCGACGCCAGACACGGTCGCCAAATTCGGGTATGAGGCGATGCTGAAAGGCAAATTGCGTGCCATCAATGACGGGCAATTACGGTTCTTGCTCAATTGGATCATCCCATGGCTGCCACGGCGCCGGGTGCTGAAAATGGTGCGGGGCATGCAGGAAAAGTGA
- a CDS encoding pentapeptide repeat-containing protein has translation MSNLLENPWYVLAQLQQADDTGLSFFNDLCAQGLTDDQWRLAQARGFRLKPRENFRLRKNNIKVAFQAEMKRLHGADYACPELPDPHQPIDFYGLAFPEKCDFSGLLIPNGLLLNECHFEAPVDLSGALICGTLNMTNTTFDKKVSAKGVLIEGACDAKWAKFESEALFTEGTFQGPVDFHGARFDGRAIFSKARFAHHVSFRNCHFDQASQGKPVNFINTVFEQPVDFRRAQFGSHYPDFAGATLHDRSQFTAQDCDGDIRFWPGKEAASKQRRGLDRLRYHAKSRESAAVMRQLSGRQGTPDAEHFFFRKEMYHAARAMPWYQAWHILAYQFFSNFGYSVARPASLITLLWAAGTWFYVQSVSFGIGQAMAYSFAAIFKFFGFQRTYLEEEVAQLTGWMEVFAAGQTALAFILLFFLGLGLRTRFRLK, from the coding sequence GTGAGCAATTTGCTCGAAAATCCGTGGTACGTGCTGGCACAGTTGCAGCAAGCCGATGATACGGGCCTGTCGTTCTTTAACGACCTTTGCGCACAGGGTTTGACGGATGATCAATGGCGTTTGGCACAGGCGCGTGGATTTCGATTGAAGCCGCGTGAGAATTTTAGACTTCGAAAAAACAACATAAAGGTTGCATTCCAGGCCGAAATGAAACGCCTGCACGGCGCAGACTACGCCTGCCCCGAGTTACCAGATCCACATCAACCCATTGATTTCTATGGGTTGGCCTTTCCGGAAAAATGCGATTTTTCAGGCCTCTTGATCCCCAATGGCTTGCTGCTGAATGAATGTCATTTCGAAGCCCCGGTTGATTTGTCTGGTGCCCTGATTTGCGGGACGCTGAACATGACGAATACGACCTTTGATAAGAAAGTTTCCGCAAAGGGCGTGTTGATCGAGGGGGCTTGCGATGCGAAATGGGCCAAATTTGAAAGCGAGGCGCTTTTCACCGAAGGGACATTTCAGGGGCCTGTGGATTTTCATGGCGCGCGCTTCGACGGGCGGGCGATTTTTTCAAAGGCGCGCTTTGCCCATCACGTCAGTTTCCGCAATTGCCATTTTGATCAGGCTAGCCAAGGCAAACCAGTGAACTTCATAAATACGGTCTTTGAACAGCCAGTCGATTTTCGCCGCGCGCAGTTTGGATCGCATTATCCTGATTTCGCGGGGGCAACCCTTCATGATCGCAGCCAGTTTACGGCGCAAGACTGTGATGGTGACATCCGGTTTTGGCCTGGTAAAGAGGCCGCTTCCAAGCAACGCCGCGGCCTAGACCGGCTGCGATATCACGCAAAAAGCCGCGAAAGCGCGGCGGTCATGCGGCAGCTTTCTGGTCGGCAGGGGACACCAGATGCCGAGCATTTTTTCTTTCGTAAAGAGATGTATCATGCCGCCCGCGCGATGCCCTGGTATCAGGCCTGGCATATATTGGCTTATCAGTTCTTTTCGAATTTCGGCTATTCGGTTGCGCGCCCGGCATCACTGATTACGCTTTTATGGGCTGCGGGAACATGGTTCTACGTGCAGTCCGTATCGTTTGGAATTGGCCAGGCTATGGCCTATTCCTTTGCCGCAATATTCAAGTTCTTTGGCTTTCAACGCACCTATCTTGAAGAGGAAGTGGCGCAGTTGACCGGCTGGATGGAGGTTTTTGCCGCCGGTCAAACAGCCTTGGCATTTATACTGCTTTTCTTCTTGGGGCTTGGGCTTCGGACCCGGTTCCGCCTGAAATAA
- a CDS encoding diacylglycerol kinase — MWKQIARIRQRAIWSWDGFAHVARTEGSLAQWIVANICFGILAFVLPLSAGERGMLLMGGILILAAECMNTAIERVVDDISPKRRDAAKQAKDCGSAAVAVTAIGVGVAWVCVIAGLIW, encoded by the coding sequence ATGTGGAAACAGATCGCGCGGATCCGGCAGCGGGCTATATGGTCATGGGATGGCTTTGCCCATGTCGCACGGACCGAAGGATCGCTGGCGCAATGGATCGTTGCCAATATCTGTTTTGGGATATTGGCCTTTGTACTGCCACTTAGTGCGGGCGAACGAGGGATGCTGCTGATGGGCGGTATTCTGATCCTGGCGGCCGAATGCATGAATACCGCGATCGAACGTGTGGTGGATGATATCAGCCCCAAGCGGCGCGATGCAGCCAAACAGGCGAAAGACTGCGGTTCGGCGGCTGTTGCCGTGACGGCGATCGGCGTCGGCGTCGCTTGGGTTTGTGTGATCGCGGGGCTGATCTGGTAG
- a CDS encoding TRAP transporter small permease subunit, which yields MGLVEAWGGNAFGWFFANLIEAFYNLGYALLHPAQWLAWLPTINGPMETEVKEALMRFIYYGASVELFFVVFAIFFVVAIIGFINNRFMWGCVRGLETFANVVGRIAAWAGLLMVLQQILIIFMQRIFAVSEISLGFGVGFAKDVSWWSEELKLYNAIIVCLCASYTFVQGGHVRVDLIYSAVSYRTKRVIDMVGSLVLMVPAAIITWLYGWFFLWRHLVVPNPSASDTLERLLTRARGLRWNIETIGFSPNGFNAYFLFKILLVVFTAMVLLQAVAFFFRSYLEWKEGPESEGKHLDKDRIGDDTAELVAEIH from the coding sequence ATGGGCTTGGTTGAGGCTTGGGGCGGCAACGCATTTGGCTGGTTTTTCGCAAACCTGATCGAGGCGTTTTACAATCTTGGTTACGCACTTTTGCATCCCGCCCAGTGGCTGGCATGGCTTCCCACGATCAATGGACCAATGGAAACAGAGGTCAAAGAGGCCTTGATGCGCTTTATCTACTACGGCGCCTCGGTCGAGCTGTTCTTTGTTGTCTTCGCGATCTTTTTCGTAGTCGCGATCATCGGCTTTATCAATAATCGCTTCATGTGGGGCTGCGTGCGCGGGCTTGAAACCTTCGCCAACGTGGTGGGGCGCATCGCCGCCTGGGCAGGGCTTTTGATGGTTCTGCAGCAAATCCTGATTATCTTCATGCAGCGGATCTTTGCGGTCTCGGAAATCAGCCTTGGCTTCGGCGTGGGCTTTGCCAAAGACGTCAGCTGGTGGTCCGAAGAGCTGAAGCTTTATAACGCAATCATCGTTTGCCTCTGCGCCTCGTACACATTCGTCCAAGGTGGGCATGTGCGGGTCGATTTGATCTATTCGGCGGTATCTTACCGGACCAAGCGGGTGATCGACATGGTCGGCTCGCTGGTGCTGATGGTGCCTGCTGCGATCATCACCTGGCTTTATGGCTGGTTCTTTTTGTGGCGGCATTTGGTGGTGCCGAACCCCTCGGCCTCGGACACGCTTGAGCGGCTGCTGACACGCGCCCGGGGGCTGCGTTGGAATATCGAAACGATTGGCTTTTCGCCGAACGGTTTCAACGCCTATTTCCTGTTCAAAATCCTGCTGGTGGTCTTTACCGCCATGGTTCTGCTGCAGGCGGTCGCCTTTTTCTTCCGGTCTTATCTGGAGTGGAAGGAAGGCCCCGAAAGCGAGGGCAAACATCTCGACAAAGACAGGATTGGCGATGACACCGCCGAACTTGTCGCAGAAATTCACTAA
- the ppk2 gene encoding polyphosphate kinase 2, which translates to MKDAAPTISNAKLPKLARKTYEAEKAELQAELLKVQLWAQETGQRFVLLFEGRDAAGKGGTIKRFTEHLNPRAARVVALNKPTDEERGQWYFQRYINHLPTSGEMVLYDRSWYNRAGVERVMGFCEPAEYLEFMRQTPELERMLTRSGIQLYKYWFSVTQDEQKRRFDARATDPLKQWKLSPIDKASLDKWDDYTEAKEAMFFYTDTADAPWTVVKSNDKKRARINCMRHFLSTLDYPGKNPDIAKPPQPAIVGSANPVLHLADHILGTALHPETRRAT; encoded by the coding sequence ATGAAGGACGCCGCCCCCACGATATCAAACGCCAAACTGCCCAAGCTCGCCCGCAAAACTTACGAGGCTGAGAAGGCCGAATTACAGGCTGAATTGCTCAAGGTGCAGCTTTGGGCGCAAGAGACCGGTCAGCGCTTTGTCCTGCTTTTTGAGGGACGCGATGCGGCCGGTAAGGGCGGTACGATCAAACGCTTTACCGAACATCTGAACCCCCGTGCTGCGCGGGTCGTGGCGTTGAACAAACCCACCGATGAAGAGCGCGGCCAATGGTATTTCCAGCGCTACATCAATCATTTGCCGACCTCTGGCGAAATGGTTCTATATGACCGCAGCTGGTATAACCGTGCCGGTGTTGAGCGGGTGATGGGTTTTTGCGAACCGGCGGAATATCTTGAGTTCATGCGCCAAACGCCCGAGCTGGAGCGGATGCTGACCCGCTCAGGCATCCAACTTTACAAATACTGGTTCTCTGTCACGCAGGATGAACAAAAGCGCCGGTTTGATGCGCGGGCAACCGATCCATTGAAACAGTGGAAATTGTCCCCGATTGACAAGGCAAGCCTTGATAAATGGGATGATTACACCGAGGCAAAAGAGGCGATGTTTTTCTACACCGACACGGCAGATGCGCCCTGGACGGTGGTCAAATCCAACGACAAAAAGCGCGCCCGGATCAACTGCATGCGCCATTTTCTGTCGACGCTGGATTATCCCGGCAAGAACCCCGATATCGCCAAACCGCCCCAGCCCGCGATCGTTGGCAGCGCAAATCCCGTGCTGCACCTGGCCGATCACATCTTAGGTACGGCCCTGCATCCGGAAACACGGCGCGCCACATAA
- a CDS encoding DUF1444 family protein, whose product MTMRHFFITVFLIIASPLVGDVPRPDSIGETLVLLRDAIRDAGFPDAAINEKEQSVVSDPVDDDAMIAYPDNLHRSLQNASSDAERQAILDNFIIPFTGDLEEPDAFLPQSVMPVLRHVDYLNGADIDIALQQRPFAGDLFVAYVLDFPTHTAAITAERMVEEGYNADTLHNLALDNLAEKAQALTIEGTESGIYYLALDGYYENAMLLDDALWNSITSQIGPIAVSVPTRDFVMIAPQDNADLVKLMQDIRDDALAEAPYALSSTTFLWTDAGWKVMPE is encoded by the coding sequence ATGACCATGCGTCATTTTTTCATAACCGTTTTCCTGATCATCGCCTCCCCTTTGGTTGGTGATGTGCCCCGGCCCGATTCCATCGGCGAAACCCTTGTCCTGTTGCGTGACGCAATACGTGATGCGGGCTTTCCGGATGCGGCAATAAACGAGAAAGAACAATCCGTTGTCTCTGATCCCGTCGATGATGATGCGATGATTGCCTACCCGGACAATCTGCACCGGAGCCTGCAAAACGCCAGCAGCGACGCAGAACGCCAAGCGATTCTGGACAATTTCATCATTCCGTTCACCGGTGACCTGGAAGAGCCGGATGCCTTCCTGCCGCAAAGCGTGATGCCTGTCTTGCGGCACGTGGATTACCTGAACGGCGCTGATATCGACATCGCATTGCAACAACGGCCCTTTGCGGGCGACTTGTTTGTGGCCTATGTTCTCGACTTCCCGACCCATACGGCGGCGATCACCGCCGAGCGTATGGTGGAAGAGGGCTATAACGCCGACACGCTACACAACTTGGCTTTGGACAATTTGGCCGAAAAGGCGCAGGCCCTGACAATTGAGGGCACTGAGTCCGGTATCTATTACCTGGCACTTGATGGCTATTATGAAAACGCCATGCTGCTGGACGACGCTTTGTGGAACAGTATCACATCACAGATCGGCCCCATCGCGGTCAGCGTGCCAACACGCGATTTCGTCATGATTGCGCCGCAAGACAACGCGGATCTGGTCAAACTGATGCAAGATATCCGTGATGACGCGCTTGCCGAGGCCCCTTATGCGCTATCGAGCACCACATTTCTTTGGACTGACGCCGGTTGGAAAGTCATGCCGGAATAG
- the rimO gene encoding 30S ribosomal protein S12 methylthiotransferase RimO, translating into MTQNPPNLRPDLAPAAKITEASRPGQPTIGMVSLGCPKALVDSERILTRLRAEGYAISPDYSGAEAVIVNTCGFLDSAKAESLDAIGEALQENGKVIVTGCLGAEPDYIREHHPQILAVTGPHQYEQVLDAVHSTVPPSPDPFIDLLPGTGVSLTPRHYSYLKISEGCNHKCKFCIIPDMRGKLASRPAHAVLREAEKLVDAGVKELLVISQDTSAYGLDRKYDVNPWKDGEVRSHILDLTRELGTLGAWVRLHYVYPYPHVRDLIPVMADPANGVLPYLDIPFQHGHPDVLRRMARPAAGAKTLDEIAAWRATCPDITLRSTFIVGYPGETEAEFQHLLDWLDEAQLDRVGCFQYENVDGARSNALPDHVAAEVKQDRWDRFMAKAQAISEAKLEAKVGKTLEVIVDDIDEDGIATCRTWADAPEIDGNLFIDEGAEGLAVGDTLHVEVEEAGEYDLWGRKNSI; encoded by the coding sequence ATGACCCAGAACCCGCCCAATCTCCGCCCCGACCTGGCCCCTGCGGCCAAGATCACCGAAGCCAGCCGCCCCGGCCAGCCCACCATCGGCATGGTCAGCTTGGGGTGCCCCAAAGCCTTGGTAGACAGCGAGCGGATCCTGACGCGGCTGCGGGCCGAAGGCTACGCAATCTCGCCCGACTACAGCGGGGCTGAGGCGGTGATCGTGAACACCTGCGGGTTCCTCGATAGCGCCAAAGCGGAAAGTCTCGACGCTATTGGCGAAGCGCTGCAGGAAAATGGCAAGGTCATCGTCACGGGATGTCTGGGGGCCGAACCCGACTACATCCGCGAACATCACCCGCAAATCCTGGCCGTCACCGGGCCACACCAATACGAACAGGTGCTGGACGCCGTGCACAGCACCGTGCCGCCCAGCCCCGATCCGTTCATCGACCTGCTGCCCGGCACCGGGGTCTCGCTGACACCGCGCCACTACAGCTATCTGAAAATCTCGGAAGGCTGTAACCACAAATGCAAGTTCTGCATCATCCCCGACATGCGCGGGAAACTGGCGTCACGGCCCGCCCACGCCGTGCTGCGCGAGGCGGAAAAGCTGGTGGATGCCGGGGTCAAAGAACTCCTCGTGATTTCCCAAGATACCTCAGCCTATGGGCTGGACCGTAAATATGACGTAAACCCCTGGAAAGACGGCGAGGTGCGCAGCCATATCCTCGACCTCACCCGCGAGCTGGGCACTTTGGGCGCCTGGGTCCGGCTGCACTACGTCTACCCCTACCCCCATGTACGCGACCTGATCCCGGTGATGGCCGACCCGGCAAACGGAGTCCTCCCCTACCTCGACATCCCCTTCCAACACGGCCACCCCGACGTGCTGCGGCGGATGGCGCGGCCAGCTGCGGGGGCCAAAACGCTGGATGAGATCGCAGCCTGGCGGGCCACCTGCCCCGACATCACCCTACGGTCGACCTTCATCGTCGGCTACCCGGGGGAAACCGAGGCCGAATTCCAACACCTGCTCGACTGGCTGGACGAGGCGCAATTGGATCGGGTCGGCTGCTTCCAATACGAAAACGTGGACGGGGCACGCAGCAACGCCCTGCCCGACCATGTGGCAGCGGAGGTGAAGCAAGACCGGTGGGACCGTTTCATGGCCAAAGCGCAAGCCATCTCCGAGGCGAAGCTGGAAGCGAAAGTCGGCAAGACGCTAGAGGTCATCGTGGACGACATCGACGAAGACGGGATTGCGACCTGCCGAACCTGGGCGGATGCGCCCGAGATCGATGGGAACTTGTTTATCGATGAAGGGGCTGAGGGGTTGGCTGTCGGGGATACTTTACACGTTGAAGTTGAGGAAGCGGGCGAGTATGATTTGTGGGGGCGAAAAAATAGTATTTAA